A region of Candidatus Roizmanbacteria bacterium DNA encodes the following proteins:
- the bcp gene encoding thioredoxin-dependent thiol peroxidase — protein sequence MALATNTKAPAFSLPDEKGTIHTNEEFSGRWYVLYFYPKDDTPGCTKEACGFRDAYNVFEKEHISVVGISKDSPRSHAAFIGKYDLPFLLLSDESKKTIQEYEAWGEKKFMGKSFEGVLRISYLIDPEGMIRKVYEKVKPAEHASEILRDVAELKS from the coding sequence ATGGCACTTGCAACTAACACAAAGGCTCCGGCGTTTTCTTTGCCTGATGAGAAAGGCACCATTCATACAAATGAGGAATTCAGCGGCCGCTGGTATGTCCTGTATTTTTATCCGAAAGACGATACTCCGGGCTGTACGAAAGAAGCCTGCGGATTCCGGGACGCATACAATGTTTTCGAAAAGGAACATATATCTGTGGTCGGGATCTCAAAAGATTCACCCAGGTCTCACGCTGCATTTATCGGAAAGTATGATCTTCCTTTTCTGCTGCTTTCAGATGAATCAAAGAAAACGATACAGGAGTATGAAGCGTGGGGAGAAAAGAAATTTATGGGGAAATCATTTGAAGGAGTTCTTCGTATCAGTTATCTGATCGATCCTGAGGGGATGATCAGGAAAGTATACGAAAAAGTCAAACCGGCAGAGCACGCTTCTGAAATTCTTCGTGACGTTGCCGAGTTGAAAAGTTGA
- a CDS encoding YtxH domain-containing protein encodes MKDYQEYTKRNGMDPMIAGAFTLAGLAIGTAATLYLSKKENRDKAQQKIADLKHKAQEAFSHMKAKGEKEADEMKTKSRSFAA; translated from the coding sequence ATGAAAGATTATCAAGAATACACAAAAAGAAACGGAATGGATCCTATGATAGCGGGTGCATTTACGTTAGCAGGTCTTGCGATCGGGACGGCCGCAACTCTCTATCTTTCCAAAAAAGAAAACAGAGATAAAGCTCAGCAGAAAATTGCAGACTTGAAACATAAAGCTCAGGAGGCCTTCAGTCACATGAAAGCAAAAGGAGAAAAAGAGGCAGATGAGATGAAAACAAAAAGCCGTTCATTTGCGGCATAA
- a CDS encoding DUF421 domain-containing protein, whose amino-acid sequence MQPFDWYRIFIGDLSLLFTLEIVFRTAFMYLFTVLMARLIGKRGMAQITPFEFIVVIVLGSATGDPMLYPNVPLIHGMAIVTTIVVLEQGYAYISQKSEKIEEYVESSPTLIIKKGQILKGTLEEVSFSKENLMMQLRQQGITDLGYVKEAYLEPSGKLSVFKYKKAPKLVRKTKPQHTNG is encoded by the coding sequence ATGCAACCTTTTGACTGGTATCGTATATTTATCGGAGACTTATCTCTTCTTTTCACACTTGAAATAGTGTTCCGTACAGCATTTATGTATCTGTTTACGGTACTCATGGCCAGGCTTATCGGCAAGCGGGGAATGGCTCAGATTACTCCTTTTGAATTTATTGTCGTGATTGTACTCGGCTCTGCTACCGGTGATCCCATGCTGTACCCGAATGTTCCGCTCATTCACGGCATGGCTATTGTTACGACAATAGTTGTTCTGGAACAAGGGTATGCATATATTTCACAAAAAAGTGAAAAGATTGAGGAGTACGTAGAGAGCAGTCCGACGCTTATCATTAAAAAAGGACAAATTCTGAAGGGAACTCTTGAAGAAGTATCTTTTTCAAAAGAGAATCTTATGATGCAGCTTCGTCAACAGGGCATCACCGATCTCGGATATGTGAAAGAGGCCTACCTTGAACCTTCGGGAAAACTCAGTGTTTTTAAATATAAAAAAGCTCCGAAGCTCGTAAGAAAAACTAAACCGCAGCATACTAACGGATAA
- a CDS encoding DUF192 domain-containing protein, with translation MQIVIKIALAAAIVLLMVAVYRFYAQNFKAQKDGRALWDDYEVITKEVDGRELRLVVADTPERWQQGLMYVRKPADFDGMIFYFKTPQPQVFWNRNTFEDLDVYWMRKDKIIGKSMLPSVEKNGLKTVTSPGFIDTVIEVIR, from the coding sequence ATGCAAATTGTTATTAAGATTGCCCTTGCGGCTGCAATCGTTTTACTGATGGTTGCCGTATACCGGTTCTATGCACAGAATTTCAAGGCTCAAAAAGACGGCAGGGCATTGTGGGACGACTATGAGGTAATTACGAAAGAAGTGGACGGAAGAGAACTACGCCTTGTTGTTGCGGATACACCGGAACGCTGGCAGCAGGGTTTGATGTATGTCCGTAAACCGGCTGATTTTGACGGTATGATTTTTTATTTCAAAACTCCTCAGCCGCAAGTTTTCTGGAACAGAAATACCTTTGAAGATTTAGATGTATATTGGATGAGAAAAGACAAGATAATCGGTAAAAGCATGCTTCCGTCGGTTGAAAAGAACGGACTTAAAACCGTCACCTCTCCCGGTTTTATTGATACGGTAATTGAAGTTATCCGTTAG
- a CDS encoding ferric reductase-like transmembrane domain-containing protein — MPSEKKIHKKLTQKLAARKLPPSDKRLYAETFIYSLIVLAVITAYYFVTRPEYDMRTFNRGIADLSFLLMGISLILSSVCYFWNFADHFIIYRKHLGLIGFGYMILHIVISLFYSAYQPFLLYYLKDSQIVSFSAALTATGIFTLMAVISNRFSIQKIGPHRWRLIMRVGYIAYVMALIHFALRGWPYWMLWLSGKSTSLFPSFGLLVFVFGCIVVLMRIVLFAATINKKE; from the coding sequence ATGCCATCAGAAAAAAAAATTCATAAAAAACTTACCCAAAAACTTGCTGCCCGGAAATTACCCCCGTCAGACAAGCGCCTTTATGCAGAAACTTTCATTTACAGTTTGATTGTCTTAGCAGTCATTACGGCATATTATTTTGTGACACGACCGGAGTATGATATGCGGACTTTTAATCGCGGTATTGCCGACTTGTCATTTTTACTGATGGGTATTTCACTGATTTTGAGCAGTGTCTGTTATTTCTGGAACTTTGCTGATCATTTCATTATTTATCGTAAACATTTGGGACTCATCGGTTTCGGATATATGATCCTGCATATCGTTATTTCACTCTTCTACTCAGCATATCAGCCGTTTTTGTTGTATTACCTGAAAGACAGTCAGATTGTTTCGTTTAGTGCAGCACTTACTGCAACCGGTATTTTTACTTTAATGGCGGTTATTTCCAATCGTTTTTCGATTCAGAAAATCGGGCCGCATCGGTGGAGACTTATCATGAGGGTAGGATATATCGCATATGTCATGGCACTTATTCACTTTGCCTTGCGCGGATGGCCGTACTGGATGTTATGGCTTTCAGGGAAAAGCACATCACTATTCCCCTCATTTGGGCTTCTCGTATTTGTCTTCGGGTGCATTGTTGTATTGATGAGGATCGTGCTTTTTGCCGCGACAATCAATAAAAAGGAGTAA